From the genome of Anopheles moucheti chromosome 3, idAnoMoucSN_F20_07, whole genome shotgun sequence, one region includes:
- the LOC128302582 gene encoding DNA repair protein RAD51 homolog 4 yields MAATQLTADLHPVLTEYVIKKLQKNRLTTVYSFVKVEVEQLIRITNLPAESVVLLKNQLIERFAGQYRNAHAQAAQPAVRLGTGIHSVDALLQGGLMPGHIYELCGESGTGKTLLSMTIAANVVLQRGAVYYIDTKCDFSGQKMQQILDKGQRKLTEQELGHTMARIKVERIFSPELLVQVVEELTTGKHLEEGTDLKLLIIDSLPSLWYLYQDSQSSVEPLGLLTKLICSLRKLATQHSVAIVLVNLAVRMVEAMAGNSVEGTKRKLCPNGNYPALGRYWESAPGTRLLLVRDDDRSESITHLVQVWKSNYLRTGERTIVRMTDAGVQ; encoded by the coding sequence ATGGCCGCCACACAATTAACCGCCGATTTACATCCGGTTCTTACCGAGTACGTGATTAAAAAGTTGCAAAAGAATCGTCTCACCACGGTGTACAGCTTTGTTAAGGTGGAAGTAGAGCAACTGATAAGGATCACCAATCTTCCCGCCGaaagtgttgttttgttgaaaaatcaaCTAATCGAACGTTTCGCTGGCCAGTACCGGAATGCTCATGCGCAAGCAGCGCAACCCGCGGTCCGGTTGGGCACGGGAATACATTCGGTGGACGCATTACTACAGGGTGGACTAATGCCGGGTCACATTTACGAATTATGTGGCGAATCTGGTACTGGAAAGACGCTACTCTCTATGACGATCGCCGCGAATGTGGTACTTCAACGTGGTGCGGTGTACTACATCGACACAAAGTGTGATTTTTCCGGCCAAAAGATGCAACAAATACTGGACaagggacagcgaaagctcaCCGAGCAGGAACTCGGCCACACTATGGCACGGATTAAGGTGGAACGGATATTTTCACCCGAACTGCTGGTACAGGTAGTGGAAGAGCTAACCACAGGAAAGCATCTGGAGGAAGGGACGGATCTCAAACTGCTCATAATCGATTCCCTTCCATCGCTGTGGTACCTTTACCAAGACTCCCAAAGCTCCGTAGAACCTTTGGGTCTGTTAACGAAATTAATCTGCTCACTGCGCAAGCTGGCAACGCAGCACAGTGTAGCGATAGTGTTGGTTAATTTGGCAGTTCGCATGGTTGAAGCAATGGCAGGTAACTCAGTGGAGGGTACGAAACGAAAACTTTGCCCAAATGGAAACTATCCTGCACTGGGACGCTACTGGGAAAGCGCCCCCGGTACAAGGTTACTGCTAGTACGGGACGATGATCGTTCCGAATCGATTACCCATCTGGTGCAGGTGTGGAAAAGCAATTACCTACGCACGGGTGAAAGAACGATCGTTCGGATGACGGATGCGGGCGTTCAATGA
- the LOC128303144 gene encoding deubiquitinase OTUD6B codes for MSDPLPETDREEVMARHRKEKKELQCKIQSMKKLKVDKKKKKEIQEEIANLEQEIEQRHADELNRLNLSDAPEPSANQPDSNEEANEEPNDDNGKEEPRLSKAQRRRDKKAQDNRERDALIKEEQAQLLKSSPRILENNRINEILIKRSMLAHSVPADGDCLYNAINHQLSQLGIGSYSVPELRRMAADYIEANRDTMLCYMSHPDTGDMLSPEEFDKYCHQVRATKAWGGEIEIKALSTSLKCPIEVIQAVGPATVHGEDEGAHRKLVLTYHRHMYRLGEHYNSTKPMPPPKRDEDEDD; via the coding sequence ATGAGCGACCCACTGCCAGAAACAGACCGGGAAGAGGTCATGGCCCGCcaccgaaaggaaaagaaggaacTACAGTGCAAAATACAATCGATGAAGAAGTTGAAGGtggataaaaagaaaaagaaagaaatccaAGAGGAGATCGCAAATCTCGAGCAGGAAATAGAGCAACGGCATGCGGATGAACTGAATCGGTTGAACCTTTCGGACGCACCCGAACCCTCAGCGAACCAGCCGGACAGTAATGAGGAAGCGAATGAAGAACCTAATGACGACAATGGCAAGGAAGAACCTCGGCTCTCGAAAGCGCAGCGCAGAAGAGACAAAAAGGCACAGGACAATCGGGAGCGTGATGCGCTGATTAAGGAGGAGCAGGCACAGCTGCTAAAAAGCTCCCCTCGTATCTTGGAAAACAATCGTATCAACGAAATTCTTATCAAGCGTAGCATGCTAGCCCATTCCGTACCGGCCGATGGCGATTGTCTGTACAATGCGATCAACCACCAGCTTAGCCAGCTGGGAATCGGTTCGTACAGTGTGCCGGAGTTGCGCCGTATGGCTGCGGACTACATAGAGGCTAACCGGGACACCATGCTATGCTACATGAGCCATCCGGACACGGGAGATATGCTCAGTCCGGAAGAGTTTGATAAGTACTGTCATCAGGTTCGGGCTACAAAGGCATGGGGTGGTGAGATCGAGATTAAGGCCCTGTCCACCAGTCTGAAGTGTCCGATCGAAGTCATCCAGGCTGTCGGTCCGGCAACCGTTCACGGAGAAGATGAGGGTGCTCATCGGAAGTTGGTGCTAACGTATCATCGGCATATGTATCGGTTGGGTGAGCATTACAATTCTACCAAACCAATGCCACCACCAAAGCGCGACGAGGATGAAGAcgattga
- the LOC128301450 gene encoding deoxyribonuclease TATDN1 isoform X2 — MKRLLLRNLCSMTKFIDIGANLTDPMYQGIYNGSTKHEPDLCRVLQRSWTGGLDKIIVTVGTLSDCEPTFDIVQNDERLFATVGCHPTRCGEFVPDPEGYFASLCSQIEEHLDKVVAVGECGLDYDRLQFCEKDIQLKYFEKQLELAAKYDLPLFLHCRNAHDDFIDILQRNLDKLPKRGVVHTFDGTVEAAETLIAHGFSIGINGCSLKTEENLSVAAQIPDEWIMVETDSPWCEIRPSHAGSKYVKSKYPTVKKKEKWEPNSLIAGRCEPVMISQVLEVLAGIKGKPADELADQYYKNTLKMFFPKQVANS, encoded by the exons ATGAAACGTTTGCTACTGAGGAATCTTTGCAGCATGACGAAATTTATTG ATATTGGAGCAAATCTGACCGATCCCATGTACCAGGGAATCTACAATGGATCGACCAAACACGAACCTGATTTATGCCGTGTGCTTCAGCGAAGCTGGACCGGCGGATTGGACAAAATAATTGTGACGGTGGGAACGCTTTCCGACTGTGAGCCAACGTTTGATATCGTCCAGAATGATG AAAGACTGTTTGCCACGGTAGGCTGTCACCCGACTCGCTGCGGAGAATTTGTCCCAGATCCTGAAGGGTATTTTGCGTCGCTTTGCAGTCAGATCGAGGAACACCTCGACAAGGTGGTTGCGGTTGGTGAATGTGGTCTAGATTACGATCGTTTGCAGTTCTGCGAGAAAGACATCCAGCTGAAGTACTTCGAGAAGCAGCTTGAACTAGCAGCAAAATACGATCTTCCGTTATTTCTGCACTGTCGCAATGCACACGACGACTTCATTGATATTCTGCAGCGCAATCTGGACAAACTACCGAAACGTGGTGTAGTGCACACGTTCGATGGAACAGTGGAAGCCGCGGAAACATTAATAGCGCATGGGTTCTCTATCGGAATCAATGGTTGTTCGttgaaaacggaagaaaatctTAGTGTCGCTGCACAAATACCGGACGAATGGATCATGGTGGAAACGGATAGTCCCTGGTGCGAGATACGACCGTCCCATGCAGGGTCGAAATACGTGAAGAGCAAATATCCTACCgtgaagaagaaggaaaagtgGGAACCAAACTCGCTCATTGCCGGCCGATGCGAACCGGTCATGATAAG CCAAGTATTGGAAGTGTTAGCAGGTATTAAAGGGAAGCCAGCGGACGAGCTTGCCGATCAGTACTACAAAAACACACTGAAAATGTTCTTCCCAAAGCAGGTGGCGAACAGTTAG
- the LOC128301722 gene encoding uncharacterized protein LOC128301722 isoform X1: protein MYSAIRTRSSALEILGCGKPDTHGVGKTSLVVRYVSNVYTKEVSPTIGASFFTCKVNLEDNKVKMQVWDTAGQERFKAMAPLYYRNANAALLVFDLTQYNSFNEIKGWVQELQRNVQEPMVLSLVGNKLDLEAKRAVSREEAMLYANSIGGNYFETSALHDQGIEQVFISIAVGLIKLSGKDVCSSLKRYESNDSLVLSGYSTRVNGVVQMGIPVENDSILSDGMGRLETPSWSRDHIAHGDEQRVGWCCY from the exons ATGTACAGTGCAATACGCACACGTTCATCTGCACTGGAGATATTGGGTTGCGGAAAACCAGATACACACG GTGTTGGAAAAACGAGTCTGGTCGTGCGGTATGTTTCGAACGTGTACACCAAGGAAGTATCGCCCACGATCGGGGCATCATTCTTCACCTGCAAGGTTAACCTAGAAGACAACAAAGTAAAGATGCAG GTTTGGGATACGGCGGGACAGGAGCGGTTTAAAGCCATGGCACCGCTGTACTATCGCAACGCAAATGCCGCCTTGCTGGTGTTCGATCTGACGCAGTACAATTCCTTCAACGAAATTAAGGGCTGGGTACAGGAGCTGCAGCGCAATGTGCAGGAACCGATGGTACTGTCGCTAGTAGGCAACAAGCTCGACCTGGAAGCGAAACGTGCCGTCTCCCGGGAAGAAGCTATGCTGTACGCGAACTCGATCGGTGGCAACTATTTCGAAACATCCGCCTTACACGATCAG GGTATTGAGCAAGTGTTCATATCGATAGCAGTAGGATTAATTAAGCTCTCCGGCAAAGACGTGTGCTCATCTCTTAAGCGATACGAATCGAACGATTCCCTCGTGTTGTCCGGCTATTCGACGC GTGTTAATGGTGTCGTGCAGATGGGCATTCCGGTGGAAAATGACAGTATATTAAGTGACGGTATGGGCAGACTGGAGACACCATCCTGGAGCCGGGACCATATAGCGCACGGTGACGAGCAGCGTGTTGGTTGGTGCTGCTATTAG
- the LOC128301450 gene encoding deoxyribonuclease TATDN1 isoform X1, giving the protein MKRLLLRNLCSMTKFIDIGANLTDPMYQGIYNGSTKHEPDLCRVLQRSWTGGLDKIIVTVGTLSDCEPTFDIVQNDGEGFEYLFELFATVGCHPTRCGEFVPDPEGYFASLCSQIEEHLDKVVAVGECGLDYDRLQFCEKDIQLKYFEKQLELAAKYDLPLFLHCRNAHDDFIDILQRNLDKLPKRGVVHTFDGTVEAAETLIAHGFSIGINGCSLKTEENLSVAAQIPDEWIMVETDSPWCEIRPSHAGSKYVKSKYPTVKKKEKWEPNSLIAGRCEPVMISQVLEVLAGIKGKPADELADQYYKNTLKMFFPKQVANS; this is encoded by the exons ATGAAACGTTTGCTACTGAGGAATCTTTGCAGCATGACGAAATTTATTG ATATTGGAGCAAATCTGACCGATCCCATGTACCAGGGAATCTACAATGGATCGACCAAACACGAACCTGATTTATGCCGTGTGCTTCAGCGAAGCTGGACCGGCGGATTGGACAAAATAATTGTGACGGTGGGAACGCTTTCCGACTGTGAGCCAACGTTTGATATCGTCCAGAATGATGGTGAGGGATTTGAATATCTATTTGA ACTGTTTGCCACGGTAGGCTGTCACCCGACTCGCTGCGGAGAATTTGTCCCAGATCCTGAAGGGTATTTTGCGTCGCTTTGCAGTCAGATCGAGGAACACCTCGACAAGGTGGTTGCGGTTGGTGAATGTGGTCTAGATTACGATCGTTTGCAGTTCTGCGAGAAAGACATCCAGCTGAAGTACTTCGAGAAGCAGCTTGAACTAGCAGCAAAATACGATCTTCCGTTATTTCTGCACTGTCGCAATGCACACGACGACTTCATTGATATTCTGCAGCGCAATCTGGACAAACTACCGAAACGTGGTGTAGTGCACACGTTCGATGGAACAGTGGAAGCCGCGGAAACATTAATAGCGCATGGGTTCTCTATCGGAATCAATGGTTGTTCGttgaaaacggaagaaaatctTAGTGTCGCTGCACAAATACCGGACGAATGGATCATGGTGGAAACGGATAGTCCCTGGTGCGAGATACGACCGTCCCATGCAGGGTCGAAATACGTGAAGAGCAAATATCCTACCgtgaagaagaaggaaaagtgGGAACCAAACTCGCTCATTGCCGGCCGATGCGAACCGGTCATGATAAG CCAAGTATTGGAAGTGTTAGCAGGTATTAAAGGGAAGCCAGCGGACGAGCTTGCCGATCAGTACTACAAAAACACACTGAAAATGTTCTTCCCAAAGCAGGTGGCGAACAGTTAG
- the LOC128302584 gene encoding zinc finger CCCH domain-containing protein 15 — MFSLVADYGDSEESTSSDSSDDSTGGHRSHNQPLAEPTIKQQTSTLTDGQSVSLPSARAMLQSGSSRVIKGSVFSNPFREAEEAKLASLEKHVKMVDPEANMAEQKRKVCWSYKKGRCRFGSKCNFAHDSDLILRKELPTEAGSENEELDTGTGTVDESAATVMVKKPFPPDRKKRPGLSRDLVPPKKVLKMYHKEKYGMLK, encoded by the exons ATGTTTTCGCTAGTAGCAGATTATGGCGATAGTGAAGAATCGACCTCATCCGATTCATCGGATGATAGTACCGGAGGACACCGATCACACAATCAGCCACTGGCTGAACCCAccatcaaacaacaaaccagTACTCT AACGGATGGCCAATCGGTGTCGCTGCCCAGTGCCCGTGCTATGCTACAGTCCGGTTCGAGTCGCGTCATAAAGGGTAGCGTTTTTAGCAATCCCTTCCGTGAAGCGGAAGAAGCCAAGTTGGCCAGTCTAGAGAAGCACGTAAAGATGGTCGATCCAGAAGCAAATATGGCGGAACAGAAGCGTAAAGTGTGCTGGAGTTATAAGAAGGGTCGGTGTAGGTTCGGTAGTAAATGCAACTTTGCGCACGATTCCGATTTGATACTGCGCAAAGAGCTGCCCACGGAAGCCGGCAGTGAAAATGAGGAACTGGATACAGGAACAGGTACCGTTGACGAGTCGGCAGCCACGGTTATGGTGAAGAAACCGTTTCCACCGGATAGGAAGAAAAGGCCCGGTTTAAGCCGTGATTTGGTACCACCGAAAAAGGTACTCAAGATGTATCACAAGGAAAAATACGGGATGCTTAAATAG
- the LOC128304171 gene encoding TBC1 domain family member 31: MEVNAGTFGKRNSKASFKFNSSNDGVLLHLHHTVRNQTDGTVVRIRFTAAGFSWNNERLIAADHRDNVFVFDLVEQRFWTLQERLTRITVIEGVSGGNLVALGNKEGMVFIVDLDANSCVRKLNANPGRIVHLATTPLSAQKPHSKPSSASSTEPFERYDRRYLLAASQDGAKLYSLDDFSELSLISYGLASNNSFRPNAWHWFAGSNGTSLISHNTSGIIRAYRISFKQAKELNVTRLIELYLKNTPPQTIAFDRPEPDNVELSVKRFIEVSPVAGRRIITAQPTTDGQYYAVLYGHGTLAFLALDSWLICRVVSFSNLFITHFAFVPVANGRNGCDSGSGRVRWPTVACALTIRTADNDLMLLKFGGTGTNNLPLLRPLTKRAEHNCYKFRVAPNGRMLANVLSSGEVLLHNLESYQVGSGPLPSANRSRTMYIGKTVRPDGTSSSSSSSGTVTMQSGTGNGSLRSPRKLKLAQQINALQEQLSKTLPKERLLPILKEYGEYPTKYRATIWRTLQELPGDAESFGMLLQRGPHPCVASYEQRFAGYDQRTVRNLKKTVSCLAHWCPVFGLIDYMPSFVLPFARQQPNDALGLFETVATVLVNQCQLWFEFAPLEPFNYLAMVENVLAECEPRLMAFYRRHNVASRTYVTPLMETAFARCCSDDQWLALWDHVLSNESYFLVFLIAAYSSIHRGTLMAGNGAAIDKFFFHPSSSLDVRRLVCRAHDLMERCSDATHPRNYFKSFVPLSTTGRAVMLREKTYRRTEKDHLDSAARPLRERCPPMATGKQGVFQGATNNALDFSSLDSNSSNHRSPSSASSAGGELVDASEKGSTRTYVSFSNFPKKLTEARCTETSALQAEQRRLEAKIIELEKLEHSLQDRMVNNLIRQEHAERVKEVERNLEEAIAREEQRVEMQRKLLLLHRKQLRERENELSLDVHNAKLISDATVRERELDALLKKFERERQREETDLLFAEEDIKLKELELLARYNSGPVKVAVSKEATSDERPLDQRYQVALEQLAVQKLKLYDEIDRTYCSLGMPSGVNEYTYRTVSELRKVASVASSERYPMAKEPAQQPRERQPVLMDGNSTSQEYVDTIRRMEEQVKILQRLKNDTARKSNNNVIE, translated from the exons ATGGAAGTTAATGCGGGCACTTTTGGCAAGCGGAACAGTAAAGCAAgctttaaattcaattcctcAAACGATGG tgTGCTGCTACATCTGCACCACACCGTGCGGAATCAGACCGATGGAACCGTGGTACGAATACGATTTACAGCGGCCGGATTCAGCTGGAACAATGAACGATTGATCGCGGCAGATCATAG GGataatgtgtttgtgttcgaTTTAGTTGAACAGCGTTTTTGGACGCTTCAGGAACGGCTTACGCGAATAACAGTGATTGAAGGAGTTTCCGGTGGTAATCTTGTTGCCCTTGGAAACAAGGAAGGAATGGTGTTTATCGTCGATTTGG ATGCAAACAGTTGTGTTCGCAAGCTTAATGCCAACCCGGGACGAATTGTACATCTGGCCACTACGCCGCTGTCCGCACAAAAACCACATTCCAAACCATCCAGTGCCTCCTCGACAGAACCATTCGAACGGTACGATCGTCGATATCTGCTAGCAGCATCGCAAGACGGTGCGAAACTGTACTCGCTCGATGATTTCTCCGAACTGTCACTCATTAGTTACGGTTTGGCATCTAATAATTCATTCCGGCCGAACGCCTGGCACTGGTTCGCCGGTTCCAACGGTACATCCCTGATTAGCCACAACACCAGCGGGATTATTAGAGCCTACCGGATCAGTTTCAAGCAAGCCAAAGAGCTAAACGTCACACGGCTTATCGAGCTTTATCTTAAGAACACACCACCTCAAACGATCGCCTTTGACCGGCCGGAGCCGGATAATGTCGAGCTTAGCGTGAAACGGTTCATTGAAGTATCACCGGTCGCCGGAAGGCGCATAATAACCGCACAACCGACCACCGACGGTCAATACTATGCAGTACTGTACGGCCACGGTACCTTAGCCTTTCTGGCGCTCGACTCGTGGCTCATCTGCCGggtggtttcattttccaatttGTTTATCACACACTTTGCATTCGTACCGGTGGCGAATGGTCGCAACGGGTGCGATTCCGGCAGCGGTCGTGTACGGTGGCCAACGGTTGCGTGTGCCCTTACCATCCGTACCGCTGACAATGATTTAATGCTGCTAAAATTCGGTGGCACCGGTACGAATAATCTACCCCTGCTACGACCACTAACGAAGCGGGCCGAACATAATTGCTATAAATTTAGGGTCGCTCCCAACGGGCGGATGCTGGCGAATGTTTTGAGCAGTGGTGAGGTGTTGCTACACAACCTGGAATCGTATCAGGTGGGTAGTGGTCCGCTTCCAAGCGCCAATAGATCGCGTACAATGTACATTGGTAAAACCGTACGACCGGATGGCACGTCGtccagtagtagcagcagcggtaCGGTTACGATGCAGTCCGGCACAGGGAATGGCAGTTTGCGGTCACCACGCAAACTGAAGCTCGCACAACAAATAAATGCCCTCCAAGAGCAG CTATCGAAAACACTTCCGAAGGAACGTTTGCTACCGATACTGAAGGAGTATGGTGAATATCCGACAAAGTACCGTGCCACGATTTGGCGCACGCTACAGGAACTGCCGGGCGATGCGGAAAGCTTCGGTATGCTGCTGCAGCGCGGTCCTCATCCGTGTGTGGCCAGCTATGAGCAACGTTTCGCCGGGTACGATCAGCGTACCGTGCGTAACCTAAAGAAAACCGTTTCCTGTCTCGCACACTGGTGTCCCGTGTTTGGGCTTATCGATTACATGCCCAGCTTTGTGCTACCGTTCGCCCGGCAGCAACCGAACGATGCGCTCGGACTGTTCGAAACCGTCGCTACCGTGCTGGTGAATCAGTGTCAGCTATGGTTCGAGTTTGCCCCACTGGAACCGTTCAACTACCTGGCGATGGTGGAGAATGTGCTGGCCGAGTGTGAACCACGGTTGATGGCATTCTATCGCCGGCACAATGTTGCGTCCCGCACGTACGTGACACCGCTGATGGAGACGGCCTTTGCGCGATGCTGCAGCGACGACCAATGGCTAGCCCTGTGGGACCACGTGCTGTCGAATGAGTCGTACTTTCTGGTGTTTCTCATCGCCGCGTACAGCAGCATCCATCGGGGCACGCTAATGGCTGGAAATGGTGCAGCGATAGACaaatttttcttccatccatCGAGCTCCCTCGATGTGCGTCGGTTGGTTTGCCGCGCACACGATCTAATGGAACGCTGCTCCGACGCTACCCATCCAAGGAATTACTTTAAATCCTTCGTACCGCTAAGCACAACTGGTCGGGCGGTCATGCTGCGTGAGAAAACTTACCGCCGGACGGAGAAAGACCACCTAGACTCCGCTGCTCGACCATTGCGCGAGCGGTGCCCTCCAATGGCCACCGGGAAACAGGGCGTTTTTCAGGGCGCGACTAATAATGCTCTTGATTTCTCGTCACTCGACAGTAATTCATCGAACCATCGGTCACCATCGTCCGCATCGTCGGCCGGCGGCGAATTGGTCGATGCGTCGGAAAAAGGATCAACCCGGACGTACGTTAGCTTTAGTAACTTTCCGAAAAAACTAACCGAAGCCCGGTGCACGGAAACGAGCGCCCTGCAGGCGGAACAACGTCGACTGGAGGCGAAAATTATCGAACTGGAAAAGCTGGAACACAGCTTGCAGGACCGTATGGTGAACAACTTGATACGCCAGGAACATGCGGAACGCGTGAAGG AAGTGGAACGCAATCTGGAGGAAGCAATCGCGCGCGAGGAACAGCGTGTTGAAATGCAGCGGAAATTATTGCTGCTCCACCGGAAGCAGCTGCGCGAGCGAGAAAACGAACTTTCCCTAGACGTGCACAATGCCAAGCTCATCAGTGACGCCACAGTGCGGGAGCGGGAGCTTGATGCGCTGTTGAAAAAGTTTGAGCGCGAG CGACAACGGGAAGAGACCGATCTGCTGTTCGCCGAAGAGGACATCAAACTGAAGGAGCTGGAACTGTTGGCACGGTACAACAGCGGACCGGTGAAGGTAGCCGTATCCAAGGAAGCGACTTCCGACGAGCGTCCGCTCGATCAGCGGTACCAGGTGGCGCTGGAACAGTTGGCAGTACAGAAGCTAAAACTTTACGACGAAATTGATCGG ACGTACTGTTCGCTGGGCATGCCTTCGGGAGTCAATGAGTATACGTACCGCACCGTGTCGGAGCTGCGCAAGGTAGCGTCCGTTGCAAGCAGCGAGCGCTATCCGATGGCGAAGGAACCCGCGcaacagccaagggaacgccAGCCGGTACTGATGGATGGTAATTCCACGAGCCAG GAGTACGTGGATACGATACGGCGAATGGAGGAACAGGTGAAGATTTTGCAGCGATTGAAAAACGACACGGCAAGAAAATCGAACAACAACGTAATTGAATAA
- the LOC128301451 gene encoding protein SGT1 homolog: MAKVKYDWYQTDTAVTVTVLLKNAAEKNYSVQLEQNSLTLQADDIEPIALNLWNPINVEQSAHKATPSKVEIKLAKLIAQRWEALERKVLTEEPQSTSSVAKKNLHDWDKISKEIENDDETKDDVSALFKKIFADASEDTRKAMMKSYYESSGTVLSTNWAEVGANPVQVRPPDGCEFKKWE; this comes from the exons atGGCAAAGGTGAAATACGACTGGTACCAAACAGATACTGCCGTCACGGTGAcggttttgttgaaaaatgcaGCCGAAAAGAACTACTCCGTCCAGCTGGAGCAAAACTCGCTCActctgcaggccgacgatatTGAACCAATAGCGCTGAATCTGTGGAATCCGATCAACGTGGAGCAGAGTGCACATAAAGCGACCCCCAGCAAGGTGGAAATCAAACTCGCCAAACTGATCGCCCAACGTTGGGAAGCACTGGAACGGAAGGTATTGACCGAAGAGCCACAATCTACATCCTCCGTCGCCAAGAAGAATCTGCACGATTGGGATAAGATATCGAAGGAAATCGAAAATGATGATGAG ACGAAGGACGACGTCAGCGCACTGTTCAAGAAGATCTTTGCCGATGCTAGCGAGGATACCCGGAAGGCGATGATGAAGTCTTACTACGAGTCGAGCGGCACCGTGCTCAGTACTAACTGGGCGGAAGTTGGTGCCAACCCGGTGCAGGTTAGGCCACCGGATGGGTGTGAGTTTAAGAAGTGGGAATAA
- the LOC128301722 gene encoding ras-related protein RabJ isoform X2: protein MKGIEAKIVVLGSQGVGKTSLVVRYVSNVYTKEVSPTIGASFFTCKVNLEDNKVKMQVWDTAGQERFKAMAPLYYRNANAALLVFDLTQYNSFNEIKGWVQELQRNVQEPMVLSLVGNKLDLEAKRAVSREEAMLYANSIGGNYFETSALHDQGIEQVFISIAVGLIKLSGKDVCSSLKRYESNDSLVLSGYSTRVNGVVQMGIPVENDSILSDGMGRLETPSWSRDHIAHGDEQRVGWCCY from the exons ATGAAAGGGATCGAAGCGAAAATTGTCGTTCTCGGGTCGCAAG GTGTTGGAAAAACGAGTCTGGTCGTGCGGTATGTTTCGAACGTGTACACCAAGGAAGTATCGCCCACGATCGGGGCATCATTCTTCACCTGCAAGGTTAACCTAGAAGACAACAAAGTAAAGATGCAG GTTTGGGATACGGCGGGACAGGAGCGGTTTAAAGCCATGGCACCGCTGTACTATCGCAACGCAAATGCCGCCTTGCTGGTGTTCGATCTGACGCAGTACAATTCCTTCAACGAAATTAAGGGCTGGGTACAGGAGCTGCAGCGCAATGTGCAGGAACCGATGGTACTGTCGCTAGTAGGCAACAAGCTCGACCTGGAAGCGAAACGTGCCGTCTCCCGGGAAGAAGCTATGCTGTACGCGAACTCGATCGGTGGCAACTATTTCGAAACATCCGCCTTACACGATCAG GGTATTGAGCAAGTGTTCATATCGATAGCAGTAGGATTAATTAAGCTCTCCGGCAAAGACGTGTGCTCATCTCTTAAGCGATACGAATCGAACGATTCCCTCGTGTTGTCCGGCTATTCGACGC GTGTTAATGGTGTCGTGCAGATGGGCATTCCGGTGGAAAATGACAGTATATTAAGTGACGGTATGGGCAGACTGGAGACACCATCCTGGAGCCGGGACCATATAGCGCACGGTGACGAGCAGCGTGTTGGTTGGTGCTGCTATTAG